Proteins encoded in a region of the Methylobacterium radiotolerans JCM 2831 genome:
- a CDS encoding DUF3606 domain-containing protein, which yields MSTEARGKTHIDIYDRATREEWAQRFGVSEERLRKAVTMVGSRITSVAAYLDKPAS from the coding sequence ATGTCGACCGAGGCCAGAGGCAAGACGCATATCGACATCTACGACCGCGCCACCCGCGAGGAGTGGGCGCAGCGTTTCGGCGTCAGCGAGGAGCGGCTGCGCAAGGCGGTGACGATGGTCGGGAGCCGGATCACCAGCGTCGCCGCCTATCTCGACAAGCCGGCCTCCTGA
- the pdxA gene encoding 4-hydroxythreonine-4-phosphate dehydrogenase PdxA, with protein MTQHLAITMGDPAGIGPEIIVKAAARLKDRIAAGDLKLVVIGSAPALRRAEQALGLLPEAIPEVAEAGDWPALCCLQADAEGAPIEPGRLSADGGRFAYKAIEAGVRLAMAGRIGGIVTAPLNKEALNKAGYHYAGHTEMLAELTGVRGSVMMLAHGNMRVSHVTTHVALEDVPKRLTPERLRLVIDLTDKALKGLGLAKPKIAVAALNPHAGEGGLFGRQDIDVSAPVIAAANADGLDVHGPVPGDTVFVKLRAGQYDAVVAMYHDQGHIPVKLLGFEIDPATGKWMDLSGVNITLGLPIIRTSVDHGTAFDIAGTGVANERSLIEAIEFAEKLAASRAA; from the coding sequence GTGACCCAACATCTCGCCATCACCATGGGCGATCCCGCCGGCATCGGCCCCGAGATCATCGTCAAGGCCGCGGCCCGGCTGAAGGACCGGATCGCGGCGGGCGACCTGAAGCTCGTGGTCATCGGCAGCGCCCCGGCCCTGCGCCGGGCCGAGCAGGCGCTCGGCCTCCTGCCGGAGGCCATCCCGGAGGTCGCCGAGGCCGGCGACTGGCCGGCGCTGTGCTGCCTCCAGGCCGACGCCGAGGGCGCGCCCATCGAGCCCGGCCGGCTCTCCGCCGACGGCGGGCGCTTCGCCTACAAGGCGATCGAGGCCGGCGTCCGCCTGGCCATGGCGGGGCGGATCGGCGGCATCGTCACGGCGCCGCTCAACAAGGAGGCGCTCAACAAGGCCGGCTACCACTATGCCGGCCATACCGAGATGCTGGCGGAGCTGACCGGGGTGCGCGGGTCGGTGATGATGCTGGCCCACGGCAACATGCGGGTCTCCCACGTCACCACCCACGTCGCCCTGGAGGACGTGCCGAAGCGCCTGACCCCGGAGCGGCTGCGCCTCGTCATCGACCTCACCGACAAGGCCCTGAAGGGGCTCGGCCTCGCCAAGCCCAAGATCGCGGTCGCCGCGCTCAACCCCCATGCCGGCGAGGGCGGCCTGTTCGGGCGCCAGGACATCGACGTCAGCGCGCCGGTGATCGCGGCGGCCAACGCCGACGGGCTCGACGTGCACGGGCCGGTGCCGGGCGACACGGTGTTCGTGAAGCTGCGCGCGGGCCAGTACGACGCGGTGGTGGCCATGTACCACGACCAGGGGCACATCCCGGTGAAGCTGCTCGGCTTCGAGATCGATCCCGCCACGGGCAAGTGGATGGACCTGTCGGGCGTGAACATCACCCTGGGCCTGCCGATCATCCGCACCTCGGTCGATCACGGCACCGCCTTCGACATCGCCGGCACCGGCGTCGCCAACGAGCGCAGCCTCATCGAGGCGATCGAGTTCGCCGAGAAGCTCGCGGCCAGCCGAGCGGCGTGA
- a CDS encoding alkaline phosphatase D family protein: MYTSRRQILLSGGAGLVGLASGLGRPGLSRAADRPVLTHGLQSGDVGTDSAVVWARSDRPARAIVEWATTESFADIRGGVFADALPETDGTVKVALTGLPAGQDVFYRVRLEDVAAPTIVGPAQVGRFRTAPADRRSVSFCWSGDTAGQGWGIDEARGGMTIYSAILKNRPDFFIHSGDTIYADGPIQSEVKLPDGSLWRNRVTEEVAKPAETLAEFRGRHKYNLTDRNVLAMNAAVPILAQWDDHEVTNNWWPGEPLTRAEHLKKKYADPNVLALQLRAAKAFHEYMPMRFEPSEPGRVYRKIGYGPLVDVFMLDMRSYRGPNGENRQTAYGPESHFLGPQQIAWLKRALLESRATWKVIAADMPLGLVVTYDTDRNFGSEAVAQGDGPPLGRELEIADLLRFIKSAGIRNTVWLTADVHYTAAHYYDPDKAQFQDFEPFWEFVSGPLHAGTFGPNALDNTFGPQLRYVKAPDKGQVNLSPAAGYQFFGHVAVDGRTEQMTVTLKDAADTDLWHVTLDPVKA, from the coding sequence ATGTATACGAGTCGCCGTCAGATCCTGCTGTCCGGAGGCGCGGGCCTCGTCGGGCTGGCCTCGGGCCTCGGACGGCCCGGCCTGAGCCGCGCCGCCGACCGGCCGGTCCTGACCCACGGTCTCCAGTCGGGCGATGTCGGCACCGACTCGGCGGTGGTCTGGGCCCGGTCCGACCGGCCCGCCCGGGCGATCGTCGAGTGGGCGACCACCGAGAGCTTCGCCGACATCCGCGGCGGCGTCTTCGCCGACGCCCTGCCGGAGACCGACGGCACCGTGAAGGTGGCGCTGACCGGGCTGCCGGCCGGCCAGGACGTGTTCTACCGGGTCCGCCTGGAGGACGTCGCCGCGCCGACCATCGTCGGACCGGCCCAGGTCGGGCGGTTCCGGACCGCGCCGGCGGACCGGCGCTCGGTGTCGTTCTGCTGGTCGGGCGACACGGCGGGCCAGGGCTGGGGCATCGACGAGGCCCGTGGCGGCATGACGATCTACTCCGCCATCCTGAAGAACCGGCCGGACTTCTTCATCCATTCCGGCGACACGATCTACGCCGACGGGCCGATCCAGTCCGAGGTGAAGCTCCCCGACGGCAGCCTGTGGCGCAACCGGGTGACCGAGGAGGTCGCCAAGCCCGCCGAGACGCTCGCGGAGTTCCGGGGCCGGCACAAGTACAACCTCACCGACCGGAACGTGCTGGCGATGAACGCCGCCGTGCCGATCCTGGCGCAGTGGGACGACCACGAGGTCACCAACAACTGGTGGCCGGGCGAGCCCCTCACCCGGGCCGAACACCTGAAGAAGAAGTACGCCGACCCGAACGTGCTGGCCCTGCAGCTGCGGGCGGCGAAGGCCTTCCACGAGTACATGCCGATGCGCTTCGAGCCGTCGGAGCCCGGCCGGGTCTACCGCAAGATCGGCTACGGCCCGCTGGTCGACGTGTTCATGCTCGACATGCGCTCCTACCGGGGGCCGAACGGCGAGAACCGGCAGACGGCGTACGGGCCCGAGTCCCACTTCCTCGGGCCGCAGCAGATCGCGTGGCTGAAGCGGGCGCTGCTCGAATCCCGGGCCACCTGGAAGGTGATCGCCGCCGACATGCCGCTCGGCCTCGTGGTCACCTACGACACGGACCGCAACTTCGGCTCCGAGGCGGTGGCGCAGGGCGACGGCCCGCCCCTCGGGCGCGAACTGGAGATCGCCGACCTCCTGCGCTTCATCAAGAGCGCGGGCATCCGCAACACGGTCTGGCTCACGGCCGACGTGCACTACACGGCCGCCCACTACTACGACCCCGACAAGGCGCAGTTCCAGGATTTCGAGCCGTTCTGGGAGTTCGTCTCCGGGCCACTGCACGCGGGCACCTTCGGGCCGAACGCGCTGGACAACACGTTCGGGCCGCAGCTGCGCTACGTGAAGGCGCCCGACAAGGGGCAGGTGAACCTGTCGCCGGCCGCCGGCTACCAGTTCTTCGGCCACGTGGCGGTGGACGGTCGGACCGAGCAGATGACCGTGACCCTCAAGGACGCGGCCGACACCGACCTCTGGCACGTCACGCTCGATCCCGTGAAGGCCTGA
- a CDS encoding iron-sulfur cluster assembly scaffold protein — MLDDIYNRRILELAADIPRLGRLENPDATATAHSRLCGSTVTVDLVLGEDGRVADFAQEVRACALGQASSSLMGRHVVGASAEELRGVRETMRSMLKENGPAPDGAWSDLAVLEPVRDFKARHASTLLTFDAVVDALDQIAAKRQAA; from the coding sequence ATGCTCGACGACATCTACAACCGCCGTATCCTGGAACTCGCCGCCGACATCCCCCGGCTCGGCCGGCTCGAGAACCCGGACGCGACCGCCACGGCCCATTCCCGCCTGTGCGGCTCGACCGTGACGGTCGACCTCGTCCTGGGCGAGGACGGCCGGGTCGCGGATTTCGCCCAGGAGGTCCGGGCCTGCGCCCTCGGGCAGGCCTCCTCGTCGCTGATGGGTCGGCACGTGGTCGGCGCCAGCGCGGAGGAGCTGCGCGGCGTCCGCGAGACCATGCGGTCCATGCTCAAGGAGAACGGTCCGGCGCCCGACGGCGCGTGGTCCGACCTCGCGGTGCTCGAGCCGGTGCGGGACTTCAAGGCGCGCCACGCCTCGACGCTCCTGACCTTCGACGCGGTGGTGGACGCCCTCGACCAGATCGCCGCCAAGCGGCAGGCCGCCTGA
- the yidD gene encoding membrane protein insertion efficiency factor YidD translates to MVRRAAHWAIRGYQLTLSGLVGRQCRHWPSCSEYTDTAIARHGLWPGGWMGFARICRCGPFGTHGIDLVPERLPAGAAWYRPWTYGRWRGVEAPPSPFACEAVGQEADIR, encoded by the coding sequence ATGGTCCGGCGCGCCGCCCACTGGGCGATCCGCGGCTACCAGCTGACGCTGTCGGGCCTGGTCGGCCGCCAGTGCCGCCACTGGCCGAGCTGCTCCGAGTACACCGACACGGCCATTGCCCGGCACGGGCTCTGGCCCGGCGGCTGGATGGGATTCGCCCGGATCTGCCGCTGCGGGCCGTTCGGCACGCACGGCATCGACCTCGTGCCGGAGCGCCTGCCCGCGGGAGCGGCGTGGTATCGTCCCTGGACCTACGGCCGCTGGCGCGGCGTCGAGGCGCCGCCGTCGCCCTTCGCCTGCGAGGCGGTGGGGCAGGAGGCCGACATCCGCTAG
- a CDS encoding 2-keto-3-deoxygluconate permease yields MQIPIKRSLERVPGGLMVMPLFLGAILHTLFPNTATFFGSFTGALFNGALPILAVFFVCMGAGIDFRATPAIARKGGVLLAAKVGIAAIMGVVFGQLLGEAPVVGGAFAGISTLAIVAAMNDTNGGLYLALMGQFGRPKDAGAYAIMSLESGPFLTMVTLGLAGLSAFPWPTLVGSILPLLIGMILGNLDRDMRAFLSGAAPVMIPFFAFALGFGLDLAKIWQAGLLGIGLGVAVVAITGAALFVADRLTGGNGVAGVAAASTAGNAAAVPAIIAAANPAYREAAGPATVLVAASVVVTALLVPLLTAFVAARVRPDAAEADPAPVPSPAPTAP; encoded by the coding sequence ATGCAGATACCCATCAAGCGCTCCCTGGAGCGCGTGCCCGGCGGCCTGATGGTCATGCCGCTGTTCCTCGGCGCGATCCTCCACACGCTCTTCCCGAACACCGCGACCTTCTTCGGCTCGTTCACCGGCGCGCTGTTCAACGGCGCGCTGCCGATCCTGGCGGTGTTCTTCGTCTGCATGGGCGCGGGCATCGATTTCCGCGCCACCCCGGCGATCGCCCGCAAGGGCGGCGTCCTGCTGGCCGCCAAGGTCGGCATCGCGGCGATCATGGGCGTGGTGTTCGGCCAGCTCCTCGGCGAGGCGCCGGTGGTGGGCGGGGCTTTCGCGGGGATCTCGACGCTGGCGATCGTCGCCGCCATGAACGACACCAACGGCGGTCTCTACCTCGCGCTGATGGGGCAGTTCGGCCGCCCGAAGGATGCCGGCGCCTACGCGATCATGAGCCTCGAATCCGGGCCGTTCCTCACCATGGTGACCCTCGGGCTGGCGGGTCTGTCGGCCTTCCCGTGGCCGACGCTGGTGGGCAGCATCCTGCCGCTGCTGATCGGGATGATCCTCGGCAACCTCGACCGCGACATGCGCGCTTTCCTGTCGGGGGCGGCGCCGGTGATGATCCCGTTCTTCGCCTTCGCCCTCGGCTTCGGACTCGACCTCGCCAAGATCTGGCAGGCGGGCCTCCTCGGCATCGGTCTCGGCGTGGCGGTGGTGGCGATCACCGGGGCGGCCCTGTTCGTCGCCGACCGGCTCACCGGGGGCAACGGCGTGGCGGGCGTCGCGGCCGCCTCGACGGCGGGCAACGCCGCCGCCGTGCCGGCGATCATCGCCGCCGCCAACCCGGCCTACAGGGAGGCCGCCGGTCCCGCCACCGTGCTGGTGGCGGCGAGCGTGGTGGTCACGGCGCTGCTGGTGCCGCTGCTGACCGCCTTCGTGGCGGCGCGGGTCCGCCCGGACGCGGCCGAAGCGGATCCGGCGCCGGTCCCGAGCCCCGCGCCGACCGCACCCTGA
- a CDS encoding FadR/GntR family transcriptional regulator, whose translation MSSAMSPSLSGSPDPAEAPGQRALRGAEPARPASLADGLYQAIRTGIANGTYGPDARLPSEHDLAGRFQVSRPVVRAALDRLRREGAIVSRQGAGSFVRARPVRPALGFAPVESVADIQRCYEFRLTLEPEAAYHAALRHDAAALDRIAAALDRLAVATRQEQHRADADFAFHHAIAAASNNHYYAACLEALQSHIAVGMTIHGLALQGPRSGLRGVLEEHRGIFAAIEGRDGAGARSRMAAHIAGSRDRLFEGRLLDLSLGRPAEAGAAAPPA comes from the coding sequence ATGTCGTCAGCGATGTCCCCTTCCCTGTCCGGCTCCCCTGACCCGGCGGAGGCGCCCGGGCAGCGGGCGCTCCGCGGCGCGGAGCCGGCACGGCCCGCCTCCCTGGCCGACGGCCTCTATCAGGCGATCCGCACCGGCATCGCGAACGGCACCTACGGGCCCGACGCGCGGCTCCCGAGCGAGCACGACCTCGCGGGACGCTTCCAGGTCTCGCGGCCGGTGGTGCGGGCCGCCCTCGACCGGCTGCGCCGGGAGGGCGCGATCGTCTCGCGGCAGGGGGCCGGCAGCTTCGTGCGGGCGCGGCCGGTGCGCCCGGCCCTGGGCTTCGCCCCCGTGGAGAGCGTCGCCGACATCCAGCGCTGCTACGAGTTCCGCCTCACCCTCGAGCCGGAGGCGGCCTACCACGCGGCGCTGCGCCACGACGCGGCGGCCCTCGACCGGATCGCGGCGGCCCTCGATCGGCTGGCGGTCGCGACCCGGCAGGAGCAGCACCGGGCGGACGCCGATTTCGCCTTCCACCACGCGATCGCGGCGGCGTCGAACAACCACTACTACGCGGCCTGCCTGGAGGCGCTGCAATCCCACATCGCCGTGGGCATGACGATCCACGGCCTCGCCCTGCAGGGCCCGCGCTCCGGCCTGCGCGGCGTGCTGGAGGAGCATCGCGGGATCTTCGCGGCGATCGAGGGCCGCGACGGCGCGGGCGCCCGCAGCCGCATGGCCGCCCATATCGCCGGGTCCCGCGACCGGCTGTTCGAGGGGCGGCTCCTCGATCTCTCGCTCGGACGGCCCGCGGAGGCCGGCGCCGCCGCGCCGCCCGCTTGA
- a CDS encoding DUF2934 domain-containing protein: protein MAGTQAPASETGTAPEPPSGVEASAPQPPPRSPDTITFEQIRERAYELWERNHRPEGFEIEFWLLAERELRKERDRQRADAAPAAPGSEPPPG from the coding sequence ATGGCGGGGACACAGGCGCCCGCGTCCGAGACCGGCACCGCGCCGGAACCCCCATCCGGGGTCGAGGCGTCGGCACCGCAGCCCCCGCCGCGGTCGCCCGACACGATCACCTTCGAGCAGATCCGCGAGCGGGCCTACGAACTCTGGGAGCGCAACCACCGGCCCGAGGGCTTCGAGATCGAGTTCTGGCTGCTGGCCGAGCGGGAATTGCGCAAGGAGCGGGATCGCCAGAGGGCCGACGCGGCGCCGGCAGCTCCGGGATCCGAGCCGCCGCCGGGCTGA
- a CDS encoding four-carbon acid sugar kinase family protein has protein sequence MTRLRLIADDLTGTLDTAAGFTGLCGSIPVAWPEILAAEAAGGSRGCLAIDSGTRELSAEAAGRIVGALAPRLDGAGIAFKKVDSLLRGPWAAELAAVLRTGTWERCVVAPAFPYQGRRTAGGRQLARRGAGFEPVSGDIAEALRAVGLPARRVDPADGPVAGVAVYDAASDADLARVAGLGGGGPVLWCGSGGLAAALARGAAPPGDARLAGPVLGLFGSDRPETAAQLAACGTHHLVLSADDPDHAGAVAARLDRDGVVLASLALPAGTAREDAAAHIAATFAGVIDRIPRPGTLLVAGGETLKALCLALAVARLDVTGQIAPGLPRSTLRGGRWDGLPVVSKSGAFGTEGVWRDLLHQNGFPHDRSAP, from the coding sequence ATGACCCGCCTGCGCCTCATCGCCGACGATCTCACCGGCACCCTCGACACGGCCGCGGGCTTCACCGGCCTGTGCGGGTCGATCCCTGTGGCGTGGCCCGAGATCCTGGCCGCGGAGGCCGCCGGGGGCTCGCGCGGGTGCCTGGCGATCGATTCCGGCACGCGGGAACTGTCGGCGGAGGCCGCCGGGCGGATCGTCGGCGCCCTCGCGCCCCGGCTGGACGGAGCCGGCATCGCCTTCAAGAAGGTCGACAGCCTCCTGCGCGGCCCCTGGGCGGCGGAACTCGCGGCGGTGCTGCGGACCGGGACCTGGGAGCGCTGCGTCGTGGCGCCGGCCTTCCCGTACCAGGGACGCCGCACGGCGGGCGGGCGGCAGCTCGCCCGGCGCGGCGCGGGCTTCGAGCCGGTCTCGGGCGACATCGCCGAGGCCCTGCGGGCGGTCGGGCTGCCGGCGCGTCGGGTCGACCCGGCCGACGGCCCCGTGGCGGGCGTCGCCGTCTACGACGCGGCGAGCGACGCCGATCTCGCCCGGGTGGCGGGTCTCGGTGGCGGCGGCCCGGTGCTCTGGTGCGGCAGCGGCGGCCTCGCCGCCGCCCTGGCGCGGGGCGCGGCGCCGCCGGGCGACGCCCGGCTGGCCGGTCCCGTGCTCGGGCTGTTCGGCTCCGACCGGCCCGAGACCGCGGCGCAGCTCGCGGCCTGCGGCACCCACCACCTCGTCCTGTCGGCGGACGATCCCGACCATGCCGGCGCTGTGGCCGCGCGCCTCGACCGGGACGGCGTTGTCTTGGCGAGCCTCGCGCTGCCCGCCGGCACCGCCCGGGAGGACGCCGCGGCGCATATCGCCGCGACCTTCGCGGGCGTGATCGACCGCATCCCGCGGCCCGGTACGCTGCTGGTCGCCGGCGGCGAGACCCTGAAGGCGCTCTGCCTCGCCCTCGCCGTCGCGCGCCTCGACGTCACCGGGCAGATCGCGCCCGGCCTGCCCCGCTCGACCCTGCGGGGCGGCCGCTGGGACGGGCTGCCGGTCGTGTCGAAGTCCGGCGCCTTCGGAACAGAGGGCGTCTGGCGCGACCTCCTCCACCAGAACGGCTTCCCGCACGACAGGAGCGCCCCGTGA
- a CDS encoding CBS domain-containing protein — MTVARILAEKGSSVVTVGPDKTLDEVIQILADKRIGALVVAQADGTVAGIISERDIMRALARHGGSAFDAPVSAHMTAEVTTCGRSATIEEVMTLMTDGRFRHVPVCEDGRLIGLVSIGDVVARKIATVEAEHQALRDYITMA, encoded by the coding sequence ATGACCGTCGCACGCATCCTCGCCGAGAAGGGCAGCTCCGTCGTCACCGTGGGCCCCGACAAGACCCTCGATGAGGTGATCCAGATCCTCGCCGACAAGCGCATCGGCGCCCTCGTGGTCGCCCAGGCCGACGGGACGGTGGCGGGCATCATCTCCGAGCGGGACATCATGCGGGCGCTCGCCCGGCACGGCGGCTCGGCCTTCGACGCGCCGGTCTCGGCGCACATGACCGCGGAGGTCACGACCTGCGGCCGGAGCGCGACGATCGAGGAGGTCATGACGCTGATGACCGACGGGCGCTTCCGCCACGTGCCGGTCTGCGAGGACGGGCGGCTGATCGGCCTCGTGTCGATCGGCGACGTGGTGGCGCGCAAGATCGCCACCGTCGAGGCCGAGCACCAGGCCCTGCGCGACTACATCACGATGGCGTAG
- a CDS encoding patatin-like phospholipase family protein, whose amino-acid sequence MSRPLATRWQDESADPHFPPGTVEPLRPPPSPGPLVGLALGGGSARGWAHIGVIRALEEAGIHPSVVAGCSIGAVVGACYAAGRLDRLEAFARALTRRRVVGLIDPRLPGSGLIAGNRLRQRLAADLGERRIETLPVRFGCVATEYGTGHEVSLTAGPAVDAVRASYAIPGLFPPVAHDGRVLMDGTLVNPVPVALARALGADLVICVNLNGDTGGPVVREAPHPPPRRGFLQGVRGRLPGFDRPEPEIAVPGIARVVLDAFNTTQDRISRARLERDPPDVAIGPDLAAFGLFDFHRAAEGIALGHRAARAALPRIRAVLEGAAARA is encoded by the coding sequence ATGAGCCGCCCTCTTGCCACCCGGTGGCAAGACGAGTCCGCCGACCCGCATTTCCCGCCCGGAACCGTCGAGCCGCTCCGGCCGCCGCCGAGCCCCGGTCCGCTCGTCGGGCTCGCCCTCGGGGGCGGCTCGGCCCGGGGCTGGGCGCATATCGGGGTGATCCGCGCCCTGGAGGAGGCCGGCATCCACCCGTCCGTGGTGGCGGGCTGCTCCATCGGCGCCGTGGTCGGCGCCTGCTACGCGGCCGGGCGCCTCGACCGGCTCGAGGCCTTCGCCCGGGCGCTGACCCGGCGCCGGGTCGTCGGGCTCATCGATCCCCGCCTGCCGGGCTCCGGGCTGATCGCCGGCAACCGCCTCCGCCAGCGCCTCGCCGCCGATCTCGGCGAGCGCCGGATCGAGACGCTGCCGGTCCGCTTCGGCTGCGTCGCCACCGAGTACGGCACCGGCCACGAGGTCAGCCTGACCGCGGGCCCGGCGGTGGACGCGGTGCGCGCCTCCTACGCGATCCCCGGCCTGTTCCCGCCGGTGGCCCATGACGGCCGCGTGCTGATGGACGGGACCCTGGTCAACCCGGTGCCGGTGGCGCTCGCCCGCGCGCTCGGGGCCGACTTGGTCATCTGCGTGAACCTCAACGGCGACACCGGCGGACCGGTGGTGCGCGAGGCACCGCACCCGCCCCCGCGCCGGGGCTTCCTGCAGGGGGTGCGCGGGCGCCTGCCGGGCTTCGACCGGCCGGAGCCCGAGATCGCCGTGCCGGGCATCGCCCGGGTGGTGCTCGACGCCTTCAACACCACGCAGGACCGGATCTCGCGGGCGCGGCTGGAGCGCGACCCGCCGGACGTGGCCATCGGCCCGGATCTCGCCGCCTTCGGGCTGTTCGACTTCCACCGGGCCGCGGAGGGCATCGCCCTCGGGCACCGCGCCGCCCGCGCCGCCCTGCCCCGGATCCGGGCCGTGCTGGAGGGTGCGGCCGCGCGGGCCTGA
- the folE gene encoding GTP cyclohydrolase I FolE, with the protein MRNDNRPADDGRPVEVAPEPTSATRVPDGIETGRPSRAEAEAAVRTLLRWAGDDPTREGLLDTPARVTKAYEQLFGGYAVDAEKLLERVFEEVEGYSDIVLVRDIPFHSHCEHHMVPFMGLAHIAYYPTRGVVGLSKLARVVDTFARRLQTQETMTAQIADVIESILKPRGVAVMVEAEHLCMAMRGVQKAGVSTITSQFRGVFKDNANEQVRFLTLVRGGAK; encoded by the coding sequence ATGCGCAATGACAATCGGCCCGCCGATGACGGGCGGCCCGTCGAGGTGGCGCCCGAGCCGACCTCCGCGACCCGCGTCCCGGACGGGATCGAGACCGGCCGCCCGAGCCGCGCCGAGGCCGAGGCCGCCGTCCGCACCCTCCTGCGCTGGGCCGGCGACGACCCGACCCGCGAGGGTCTGCTCGACACCCCGGCCCGGGTCACCAAGGCCTACGAGCAGCTGTTCGGCGGCTACGCGGTCGACGCCGAGAAGTTGCTGGAGCGCGTCTTCGAGGAGGTCGAGGGCTACTCGGACATCGTGCTGGTGCGCGACATCCCGTTCCACTCCCACTGCGAGCACCACATGGTGCCGTTCATGGGGCTCGCCCACATCGCCTACTATCCGACCCGGGGCGTGGTCGGCCTGTCGAAGCTCGCCCGCGTGGTCGACACCTTCGCCCGCCGCCTGCAGACGCAGGAGACCATGACCGCCCAGATCGCCGACGTGATCGAGAGCATCCTCAAGCCCCGCGGCGTCGCCGTGATGGTGGAGGCCGAGCATCTCTGCATGGCGATGCGCGGCGTCCAGAAGGCCGGCGTCTCGACCATCACGAGCCAGTTCCGCGGCGTCTTCAAGGACAACGCCAACGAGCAGGTCCGCTTCCTGACCCTGGTGCGCGGCGGCGCCAAGTAG
- the hisI gene encoding phosphoribosyl-AMP cyclohydrolase, producing MTARDIAFDPPGTRAEVEEGAALTPRFDRDGLVACIAVDARDGQVLMLAHMNAESLARTLETGEAWYWSRSRRELWHKGATSGQIQRIVEMRVDCDQDALLIRVEVGGDGGCCHTGRRDCFYRSVVREADGRVVLKAAGR from the coding sequence ATGACCGCGCGCGACATCGCCTTCGATCCCCCCGGCACCCGCGCCGAGGTCGAGGAGGGCGCGGCCCTCACGCCGCGCTTCGACCGCGACGGCCTCGTCGCCTGCATCGCGGTGGACGCGCGGGACGGGCAGGTGCTGATGCTCGCCCACATGAACGCCGAATCGCTGGCGCGCACCCTCGAGACCGGCGAGGCGTGGTACTGGTCGCGCTCGCGCCGGGAACTCTGGCACAAGGGGGCGACCAGCGGCCAGATCCAGCGCATCGTCGAGATGCGGGTCGACTGCGACCAGGACGCCCTGCTGATCCGCGTCGAGGTCGGCGGCGACGGCGGCTGCTGCCACACCGGCCGGCGCGACTGCTTCTACCGCAGCGTCGTCCGGGAGGCGGACGGCCGGGTGGTCCTGAAAGCCGCCGGGCGATGA